In one Rhea pennata isolate bPtePen1 chromosome 15, bPtePen1.pri, whole genome shotgun sequence genomic region, the following are encoded:
- the LYRM1 gene encoding LYR motif-containing protein 1 isoform X2 codes for MTLVTRREVLDLYRKIFRIAKKWQSASGQTEETIKEKQYIISEARTLFRKNKNVTDPTLIKQCIEECEARIEIGLHYNIPYPRPIHLPPMGLASKQGRAFRHQEKLRKFSKPIYLKSHDDIS; via the exons atgACACTAGTTACTCGACGAGAAGTTCTTGACCTTTACCGCAAGATATTCCGAATAGCCAAAAAATGGCAGTCTGCATCAGGACAGACAGAAGAAACTATTAAAGAGAAACAGTACATTATAAGTGAAGCCAGAACATTATTCcgaaaaaataaaaat GTAACAGATCCAACGCTGATTAAACAGTGTATAGAAGAATGTGAGGCAAGAATAGAAATTGGACTTCACTATAACATCCCCTACCCAAGACCT ATCCATCTGCCTCCTATGGGTCTTGCCTCTAAACAAGGCCGTGCATTTCGACACCAGGAAAAACTGAGGAAGTTTTCCAAGCCAATATACCTGAAATCCCATGATGATATTTCGTAA
- the LYRM1 gene encoding LYR motif-containing protein 1 isoform X1, whose product MTLVTRREVLDLYRKIFRIAKKWQSASGQTEETIKEKQYIISEARTLFRKNKNVTDPTLIKQCIEECEARIEIGLHYNIPYPRPIHLPPMGLASKQGRAFRHQEKLRKFSKPIYLKSHDDISTGRPRLKFVTTSGSSAE is encoded by the exons atgACACTAGTTACTCGACGAGAAGTTCTTGACCTTTACCGCAAGATATTCCGAATAGCCAAAAAATGGCAGTCTGCATCAGGACAGACAGAAGAAACTATTAAAGAGAAACAGTACATTATAAGTGAAGCCAGAACATTATTCcgaaaaaataaaaat GTAACAGATCCAACGCTGATTAAACAGTGTATAGAAGAATGTGAGGCAAGAATAGAAATTGGACTTCACTATAACATCCCCTACCCAAGACCT ATCCATCTGCCTCCTATGGGTCTTGCCTCTAAACAAGGCCGTGCATTTCGACACCAGGAAAAACTGAGGAAGTTTTCCAAGCCAATATACCTGAAATCCCATGATGATATTTC CACTGGAAGGCCAAGACTGAAATTTGTTACAACCTCTGGCTCCTCAGCTGAATGA